From the genome of Triticum aestivum cultivar Chinese Spring chromosome 1A, IWGSC CS RefSeq v2.1, whole genome shotgun sequence:
TAGCTACTATATGTAGTTTAATGCATGGATCCACACATATGTAATGAAGCAATGAATCGACGCTAGCTAGCGGCTAGACGTAGTAGATCATGCCGACCTCAATGAGGCTGATGTGCGGTATGTTGAGCGCCACGGCGGGGCCCCGGGAGTTCTTCCGGAGGAAGTTGTAGGCTATGTCGATGGCGAACTTCTTGAACACGTTGGAGCTCTTCCTGGCCTTGATGTACGAGTGGCCCATGATGTAGGCCACGCCGGCGTGCTTGGCTTCCACGATGGCGGCCAGCTCCGCCTTCACCTCCGGGTCCACGTGCTCGCCGGCCAGGTCCGAGAGCTCGAACCGCACGCGCTGCCGCCGGctgccgtacgccgccgccgccgccggggactCGGCCTCGTAGATGGCCTGCAGCGACTCCAGCGTGTCCGACTTGTCGCCGTCCGTGGCCGCCGTGGCCGCGCGCACCACCAGGCTCTCCTCGTCCGCCGGCTCCTGCACCAGCAGCCGCCCCGTCCGCGCCAGGTCGCTGGGCCGCCGCACCACGGCCATCCGGCCCTCCACGGCCGACGCGGCGCCGTCGCTGGGGCGGTTGTCGGCGGCCTCGGCGGCCTCCATGTGCACGAACTCGGCGATGCGGAGCACCAGGTCGTTCTCGAAGTCGCTCTCCTCGCCCAGCATGTCCTTGTAGCCGTAGCGGACGACGCAGCGGAACATGTGGAAGTCGCGCGGGCCGATGCGGCCCACCAGGTGCCGCTCCTCGGGGCACACGTGCGGGACGGGCACCGACTTGACGCACACGAACACCAGCACCTGGTGGAACGCCGGCAGGTTGGTGACGAAGTGCGAGAAGACGGCCGGCACGCCGCTGGCCAGCTCGCTGTAGATGAGGCCGATGCCGGGGACGCGTACGATGCCCAGGCTGGGGCCCAGCGCGTGGATCCACCGCAGGGACACCTTGTTCTGCACGTCGAACGAGTGCTTCAGCCGCGTGCCGTAGTGCCACGTGTACATGATGGCCACGAACAGCAGCGACAGCGCCAGCGGCAGCCACCCGCCCTGCGGCACCTTCATCAGCGCCGCCGACAGGTACGCCGCCTCCACCACGCCGAAGGCCAGCAGGAAGAGCGCCGCCATGATGAAGCCCAGCTGCCACACGAAGATGATCACCAGCGTCATGAGCAGCGTGGTGACCACCATCACGCCGGAGCACGCCATCCCGTACGCGTTGCCGATGAGCACGGTGTCGCGGAACCCCACGGTGACGCTGAGGCAGACGAGCATGAGGAGCCAGTTGATCTCGGGGCTGTAGATCTGCCCGGGGATGAGGCTGGAGGTGTGCACGATCTTCACGCGCGGGAAGCAGCCAAGCGCCATGCACTGCCGCACGATGGAGAAGGTGGCCGTGATCACCGCCTGGCTGCCCACGATCGAAGCCAGCGTCGCCACCACCAGCACCGGCCAGAACAACTGCACTGCACCCACATTTCATTCATGTCGGGGTCACACATATCCACACTGCATCGTCATAATAGACACTTTGATTCTTGTGCGTGGAGCGAATGTGAgtaggggccagttcttttggcaatTTTAAAAAATAAACTAAGCCTTTTGGGGcttttaaacgagtagggcgtttTGGATCTCGGCCTTCATGGAGGCCCAATTTttgagaaattcaaaattttctattaaaaatctgatttttttaaaGTAAAGAAGGATGTGAggtgtatgtgtgtaaaatttaaGGATGAAATACGTTGAAATGCAACCTGCACAAAAAGAAAAATTCATGGTCtaggaggatgaatagtatcatgtgttaaaaagcctTAGATTTATTTTTTGGATAGCCCACATTTCATTCATGTCGGGATCACACATATCCACACTGCATCGTCATAATAGACACTTTGATTTTTGTGCGTGGAGCGAATGTGAGTagggggccagttcttttggcaatTTAAAAAATGAACCGCCTCCTCTTCAGATTTCTTGTAAGCCTTTTGGGGcttttaaacgagtagggcgtttTGGATCTCGGCCTTCATGGAGGGCCAATTTTTGagaaattcaaaattcaaattttatattaaaaaatctgatttttttataAAAGTAAAGAAGGATGTGAGGTGTATGTGTGTAAATTTAAGGATGAAATACGTTGAAATGCAACCTGCACAAAAATAAAAATTCATGGTCtaggaggatgaatagtatcatgtgttaaaaagcccTAGATTTGTTTTTTTGGATAGCCCTCATTTCAACGTAATTCATCCCGAAAATTTACACACTTGTGCATTGTGCCTTCATTTATATTtgtattttttttagaattttttgaaatgtaaaaatatgaattttcatgaattttgaattgtgcatttggagacctccatggagctcggccttcaAAAGCAATTTCTCCTTTTAAactaattatgaaataaataatttAGAAGTTTCAATAAATTTAGAAGGTGGCTTGTTTTTTAAGCTAGGGAGAGGCGGTTTATTTTTTAAaccgcccaaaagaactggccctagcaAGTTCGATTAGGTCTAAGTCGACAGAGATTTTCTTAAGCTTGAATGGACCCAGAAAAGTACAACttcaatttatttttatttttttgcggaGTCAACTTCAGTTTATTAGCGCGAAGTGCACTTTTTGAATGAGCTAGGGTTTAAGAAAATCTGAATCGATTGAGATCTAGCAAAATAGATCTTTATTACCGGGTATGGACTTGAAGAAGATGAAGTGGATATCGCACTCGGGGGTTTTGGACAGGAAGGCCGCCTGTCCCATGTACTGCAGCACCAAACATGGGTAGATCAAGCCCACAAAGGCCACCTGTCAGTGACAATAATGGTTCATTTGATTTTCCAGAAAACCTTTCATAGTGGGATATCATGATGTAGTATCATGTAGTTTCATGCATTGTCCACTAGACATATCACTGAAATCAGCATAATATTAGTTGAAGAAAGGAAGTGTGTAAAATAATGGATGATGTGGTACCATATTTCATATAAAATAATAAATAAGGTCATCTTTGTTACCAAATTATAATATTATGCATTATGAAGATTGTTTCGTacattagtatcatgcatatggtacTGCGAGTGTATAATATTTCCCATTATGACCTGTTGAAGTGGTTAGTTGACCTCTTAACCAAGCTGAATGCTTAATTACCATGACGCCATTGTCATGATAAAAGCAAAACCGAGTATTATGTTATCAACATATACAGCTTGGGAACCATGCGGGTGTACCCTTATGGATGTTGCTGTGAAGTGGCCAAGGTCCGCAAACATAGCCTCCGTGCCTGCAACGCATATATTGAAATGTGCAAATTAAGATCAACTGATTCAATTAAGGTACCCACTCCGTTTCATAATGTAgcgcatacataatttttttaagTCAAATATCACAAACTTTGACTAAATTCATGAAAAGACATTTACACCTAAAATGCCagacatatatcattagattcatcataagatgtagtttcatattttatatatttgataTTATAGATATTTAATAGTTTTCTCTATAATTTTTTGGGTGAAAGTTTGACTTTATAACAAAATCTATACACACTACATGGAATAGAGGGAGTAATAAACAAGGCAGTTTGTGTGAAGATAtactgtactccctccgttcctaaatgtaagtctttatagagattccgCTAAAAACTACATACGGAGCAGAATAAGTGCATCtgcactctaaaatgcatctatacacATCCATCCGTATGTGGTTTATAGTGAAATTTCTacaaaacttatatttaggaacggagggagtacattgcatGCATGCCATTGTTGGTACCTGTCATGGAGAGTAGCACCCCTCCAAGTGCAATCCAGCCCTCTCTGCCGGTCCTCATGAAGAACCTGATGAGGTAGGTGGGAGAGAGCGCGTAGAACACCCTGGGATTCCACACGATGATGTTGTAGACGCCGGTGCCCCCCAGGAGGAGGAGCCAGGTGACGATGACGGGCGCGAAGAGGAAGGCCACGCGGTGCGTCCCCCAGTGCTGCAGCATGAAGAGGCACACCAACACGATGCACGATAGGATCACCACCTCACCTGCTCTCTTTTTCAGAGGGCCGGGAAATTAGCAGCAAGCAACGATGGCTGATGGTTCCAGTAAGTGAAAACCTTTGTTCCGATAAGTATAAATCTTTGTTGCAGCATGGACTAGCAGTGCTGCGAGCACTCACCGTTTGTTAGGGTGTGTGAATGGACCTGCAGACCGGAGAACGACGACATCACTGCGAGGATCGAACAAGGTCAGCAGGCAGCCATTGAGATCAAGGTAAGTACGTAACGACAGGAAGCAACAAACTGGAAACTGTTTCACGCGCGGACGCACCGGACATGGCCGGGGTGAGGACGCCGTCACCGATGACGAGGGAGGCGCCGAAGAGGACGGTGAGGAGGAGGCAGGTGCGCGACTTGCTGTGGTTCTCTAGGAAGCGGCGGAGCGCGCGTAGGATGGCCGTGTCCTGCGCCGCGTAGCCTGGCTTGTGGTAGGTGGAGAGCTCCTCGTCGGCGGCCTGCTGGTTGGGCATCAGGCTGATCTTGGCGTGCCGCACCAGCAGCGAGTAGAGCGCGAAGGTGCCGCCCTCGCCGTTGTCGTCGGCGCTGAGCACGATGAAGACGTACTTGAGGAGCGGGATGAGGGTGATGGTCCAGAAGACGAGCGAGAAGACGCCGAAGATGGTCTCCTCGTCCTCGAACCGCCGGAGCGAGCCGGCGAAGGTGCTCTTGTACACGTACAGCGGCGACGTGCTCAGGTCGCCGTACACCACGCCGCAGCTCTGGTACGCCAGGAGCAGCACGTGCTTGTAGTAGGATCTCCAGTGCCGCTGCAGCGATGCCCATCGTCAATTTTTCCACTCAATAGCTAGCGAATAGCGATCGAGCACATCGACCGATCACTGCAATCGATCGACTGCTTATATTTGCAtgttcatcatattgagctcataCTACTCTTTCACGCTCGGAGCTATTTTTAGTGGGGTGCTACGAACTGCTGGTGGAAAAAATTGCTTATTAAGATTTCTGAGCTAGTTCTCCGCGGCATGCAATGGTTAATATTTTCCTTCATGCATGATCGATGTCGCGATAGGCTATTGACATTGTGTTGTTGCAGAAGATATACTACTTCGTATCAACTTGATATTTTTTATTGATCTTTACATAGGAAAAAAAGGCATACATCCAAGTGTCCGTTCCATTCATCAAATGTTCTTGTTCATCCTTTTACAGTTGGTGCTAACATAGCATTCAAATCCGGAACGCAGGAGAAATTTGATGCATCAACATTTCCATCAAATTCctggagggggagggagggggggggcACATATAGTGTAGATTCATCGCTAGATGGGTGCATGAGTTCTACATGAAAATTCCACCACAAATTGTTCTTGGCACAAATATGGTAGAACaagtttctattattattattgttggtcATATGCCTAGACTTAAATTGGCAATGGATTCTTGCAATTGAAAGCCTCGAAATACACCACCGTTCTTGAGGACAAGGAAGGATAGCTCACTCACCGGGTTCTCATGCAGGTAGTCCTCGACAGGGTACAGATCGACGATGTTCTCCGGCGAGATGCCCCTTTCGCAATCCATCGAGTGCATTTTATTCAGGGATGAAGAAGGGTGTCGAGAGTGGCCGGAACATACCCAGACTCACGAACTATGTCGCGTATTCACTGATTTTGCATGTCATGTCCCTCTATTTTTAACCATATGGATGGATGTGCTAGCACTCGGAGTGTTCTTGGAGAGAAATGAGGGAGGGAAGAGAGCGCACTACCCGATTTCTTAGGAGGACGTTGACAGTTCTAGGCTTCTAGCTGCATGTAGAGGTGAAGTTGCAACTTATAAAAACTGAGCACATTGGTTGCATGTACATGTGCTTTGTTGCGTCTCCTTGGTCACGTCACTCTCTTTATTTTTCTtacttttgattttttttccttttttattgtgTGTATCTGTACTGTCTCAACTAGGTCTTGATATTGTGGTATTGTAGAGTTACGTTGCAATTGGTATTCCATCTTGAGATTAGTATATTACCCTTTGTCAAACAaaattggccaaaccaaatgatGCCTTGCAAAAGCACAATATGTTAAAACCAAATTATCTATATCAAAGAAAGGACATCTCCTAGAAAAGGTATAAAAGAAGAAGAAATGGCACTACCTACGATGTACTTTTTTTAGCGAAAGGGATTTTCCCTTGatttctattataaaaatcatAGAAGTTCTTACAGATCGCTAGACCCAAGAGCTAAACTAAAACATGCATCAAGACATACCTGTCTAGAATTTAGGACGCAACCCAATTCTAGCTAGAAGAGCAAAGAATGCCCCTATTTGAGAAGCATTCGTAGCACTTTTTAAATAGGTACTACCTACAGATCAATCTAACCCCAAACTACCATATCCATAACCTAACAGATGAGTTTAACCCACGACAAGACCAACCAACATATAGAGAGTAGATATGAAGGTAAAATAAAGATATTACACAACAGACATCTGAGATAGCAGCACCAAATATTCTTCAACCTTTGTTCATCAACAACCAGTTAATCTCATGACTCTAGGACGCCACCCCCTCGAAGCATTGAAGATGTCACTTCCTACTCACTCTAGTAGCTTTAACTCCCACATCAGGTTCTTTTGATCTCTTGGTTTATCTGCGGAATCGACCAAGAATCGATGAGAGAACATGTTTTATGAAGAATCACAAAAGGGTCTATGACCGTCGTGCATTCAAACCATATATCATTCCTGCATGTCCAAGTAGACCACAAAAATGCAGAAATACCCACACAAAGTTTCATCTTTTTCTCCTTTCCAAATCTTGAATGCCATGTGGAAAAGAGATTTTAAACATCCCTATGAACCAAATTTAAATTGGAAGTACACTGCAAAATGCTCCACTGAAACTTACCTAGAGAACAATGCAAGAATAAATGGTCAACGGTTTCATTAGCACCACATAATACACATTTTGTACTCGAGTCCACCCCCTTTTTGTCAAGTTATCTTTTGTGAGGTACACTGTTGCACACAACCAACCACAAAAAACCTTGATCTAAACTATTACGATCAATTGGTTATAAAGGATTGGCGGTGTATTTCCCATCAATAGCAAGAGACCAGACAAAAGTGTCTTTCTCTTCTTTCAATTCCATTTGAGAGAAAATCTCTTCGATTTCATTCCATTGTGTAAGAGTGTGCCCTCCACAAATTTCTTCTCAATCTAAAATGGTCCCAGTCTTTATCAAACACATGAACTAGCTTAATATTTTTGGTAAAACAGATATCATACAACCTGGGATATAATTGATTGAATGGTTTATCATCCACCCACCAATCTTCCGAAAATCTAATGTTTTTGCCGTTACCAACATTTTTCTTAATATATTGATAGCCACCCCGAACATTTTTCTTAATCTCACATATCTCACATTTTAAGAAGTTGATTTCCAGCCCATAAATTTCTTCAAATTTTGATCACTAGAAATATCATCATAGGTGGCAAGAATATTGTGTCATCTGCATACTACAACATTTAATCACTCCTTCCCTTGTTTCCTCTGGCACCCCTTTCACAAAACCGTGCTACCTTGCATTATCCATGACAACAAAATCAAATAGAAGTGAGGGACAATGAAACACCATGTCTCAGATCTTTAAAGTGGGAAAGAAAGGACCAACAAAATCGTTGACTTTAATTTCCACACATTCACCCTTCATTGTCTCCATAATTCAATCATTCCATTTATTAGGAAATCCTTTTAAAGTTAACATTTCATGGACAAATGGTCGTTGATTTTacatatgccttctcaaaatcaattttAAAAAACATTACACTTTGCTTTTTTAGCATGTATTGAATTCAAAGCCTTGTGCAAAATTAGCACCCCTTCCATAATGTATCTACCCTTAACAGAGGCGGTTTGGGAAATTTGAACCGAAAAAACTAAGGACCCAACCACCTCACTCGATCTGTGCGTAACTGCTAGATGCTTAAAATGTTGGCCCCGCAATGCATGGCCACCAAATGATATGTACCAAAGAAGTGACTTTTTCAAAAATAaacaaggaaaaaagaagaaactaCACTGCCTAAATGTAACAAATGAGTAAGATGTAGTTGTACTAGTATTATCACTTTGGCGAAATATCTTGCCAAAGAATCAAATAGGCAAAAGCTTCAAATTACCCATATAAATCGGAAGGTTGTATTTGGTTggtattttatattttttttgcgaATGGGTACTTTATCTTCTTGGAGTACTAGGGTATTTTGATTTTCTTAGTGAAAAGGGATCAATGCTCAAAAGTCAATGCCAACTTCCTGTAAAACAAGTTAAATCCTGGCGCAACTCGATCTGCCTGTCTCTGTCTACTTCGTCTTCTAGAGTCATTCTCAACGGAAACCTGGGCATGAAATTCTGGCATGCAAAGGGTCTTCGTCAGGGCGACCCTCTATCACCAATGTTGTTCATCCTGGCCATCGACCCGTTGCAGCGGATTCTCCGGCTCGCCACCCAGAACGACATTCTCAAGCCCATTAGAGCACGCTCTACAAGATGTAGAATTTCACTCTACGCAGATGATGCTGGCATTTTCGCGAATCCGGACAAGGACGAGCTCCAGGCCATTTCTGCTATCCTCTCCGGCTTTGGGAGAGCTAGTGGCCTCGTCACAAACCTGTCCAAGACCGAGGTTTTTCCGATCAGGTGTGGCAACATTGACCTTCAGGACGTGTTGGTCGACTTCCCAGCCAAGATCGTTGCCTTCCCGGCCGCTACCTCGGGCTACCCCTGCACTTTCGCCGATTGCGCGTGATCGACCTGCAACCCTGCATCGACAAGATTGCTGGCAGGCTACAGGGATGGAAGGGCAAGCTTTTCAACAAGATCGGCTGGGTCGCCCTGGCACAGTCGGTCCTTATGGCCATGGCAACATTGCACATCACTGGCCTAAGCATACCAAAAGGGACCCTGCGTAAGGTTGACACAATAATACGTGACTTCGTCTAGCAAAAAGAGGACCAAACTCAAACATCTGGTGGGCACGCCTTGGTTAGCCGGAAGACGGTCCGCCGCCCCAAGCATCTGGGCGGTCTTGGGATCATGGACCTTGAGAGATTTGGTCATGCGCTTTGCCTCTGATGGCCTTGGCTTTAATGGACGGACCCAGATAGGCCTTGGGTGGGTTCCAAACTGCCCTGCGACCAAGCTGACCTGAACCTATTTCGTGCTTGCACTACCATCTCATTGGGCAATGGGAAAAAGGCTCTCTTCTGGCATGATGACAGGAGTGGTAAAGGTCCCCTCAAGCTTATTGCACCTGAGCTTTTCAAGATAGCCTCCAGGAAAAACAAAACggtgcatgatacgtccattttgcatcatgcttttatatcgatatttattgcattatgggctgttattacacattatgtcacaatactcatgacttttctctcttattttacaaggtttacatgaagagggggatgtcggcaactggaattctgggctggaaaaggagcaaatattagagacctactctgcacatctccaaaagtcctgaaactccacgagagttattttcagaatatataaaaaatactgagcga
Proteins encoded in this window:
- the LOC123167448 gene encoding probable potassium transporter 3; amino-acid sequence: MHSMDCERGISPENIVDLYPVEDYLHENPRHWRSYYKHVLLLAYQSCGVVYGDLSTSPLYVYKSTFAGSLRRFEDEETIFGVFSLVFWTITLIPLLKYVFIVLSADDNGEGGTFALYSLLVRHAKISLMPNQQAADEELSTYHKPGYAAQDTAILRALRRFLENHSKSRTCLLLTVLFGASLVIGDGVLTPAMSVMSSFSGLQVHSHTLTNGEVVILSCIVLVCLFMLQHWGTHRVAFLFAPVIVTWLLLLGGTGVYNIIVWNPRVFYALSPTYLIRFFMRTGREGWIALGGVLLSMTGTEAMFADLGHFTATSIRVAFVGLIYPCLVLQYMGQAAFLSKTPECDIHFIFFKSIPVQLFWPVLVVATLASIVGSQAVITATFSIVRQCMALGCFPRVKIVHTSSLIPGQIYSPEINWLLMLVCLSVTVGFRDTVLIGNAYGMACSGVMVVTTLLMTLVIIFVWQLGFIMAALFLLAFGVVEAAYLSAALMKVPQGGWLPLALSLLFVAIMYTWHYGTRLKHSFDVQNKVSLRWIHALGPSLGIVRVPGIGLIYSELASGVPAVFSHFVTNLPAFHQVLVFVCVKSVPVPHVCPEERHLVGRIGPRDFHMFRCVVRYGYKDMLGEESDFENDLVLRIAEFVHMEAAEAADNRPSDGAASAVEGRMAVVRRPSDLARTGRLLVQEPADEESLVVRAATAATDGDKSDTLESLQAIYEAESPAAAAAYGSRRQRVRFELSDLAGEHVDPEVKAELAAIVEAKHAGVAYIMGHSYIKARKSSNVFKKFAIDIAYNFLRKNSRGPAVALNIPHISLIEVGMIYYV